In Hemibagrus wyckioides isolate EC202008001 linkage group LG16, SWU_Hwy_1.0, whole genome shotgun sequence, the sequence acctcacaaatgcgcttctagaggaatggtcaaaaattccaataaacacactcctaatccttgtggaaagccttcccagaagagctgaagctgttatagctgcaaagggcggaccaactccatattacattcatgtgcatgtaaaagcagacgtcccaaaacttttggcaatataatgtacagtacattgacagagtgagagggagagaagagtTACTTCAGGCCTTGtgcatgcaggtgtgtgtgtattcagtgtgtgaataaataatatattcagTTCAGGAAAGTCTGTGGAACTAAGTATAATAGAAAAAGGAAAGATTTTTTTCTATGTAAAGGCTTTTCCCAGGCCATCATTCATTTATGTTCTTACAGCAGTTTCATTTTATaactatgttttctataaaaAGAAGCTGTCGGCTCAGCCATATTAATTATAATCGGGTCTTTTTAATAACTACCACTGCAGCTTCATGTGACTTTTACTTTACCCAGCCATGCCGCTTTTCCAGCCACTGTGGCACTGACTACTCTGCCAATCCTCACTTTAATGCTCTTTACTGCTGTGGGCTCTTTAGATCTGCAGCCACCCTGGCATCCtaaacaggcacacacacatacacacgtatgTAATGAACAGGATTGTTCAAGAAATAGATTTATTATTTCGATAAGTATGTAATACTTTAGTAACTGATATCCCTGATGAAATAAAGACACTGTCGTGTTTATCAAAAAATCTGTATGAGGCTTCGCAAGACACCGCCACTAGATAGCAGTAAAGTTTAAGCAGCATTCCTACACACCACTGGGATATTTCAGATTGTtcttttaaaaagtattttctgtgtgtttaactGTACTGTGAGTTTCATGTATGATAAATACACGCTTTCTAAACTACCTTTAGAACCCAGAAATCACCCTCTTGTAGGTTTCAGataagagaaaaagacaaaataaaattctaTGATTAATGCAGTCTGGAACTATTTTTCAtcttaaaatattttctaaaagtcattttatattattattattattattattattattattattattaataatataatatttaatattattatcattattgttgttgttgtatgttatTAACTATTTTTCATCTTAAAATATTTCCTAAAAgtcattttacattattattattattattaatattattattattattattattattattattattattattattattattattaatataatattttatattattattattattattattattgttgttgttgttgttgttgtatgttatTAACTATTTTTCATCTTAAAATATTTCCtaaagtcattattattattattattattattattattattattattattattattgttgttgttgttgttgttgttgttgtatgttatTAACTATTTTTCATCTTAAAATATTTCCTAAAAgtcattttacattattattattattattattattattattattattattaatataatattttatattattattattattgttgttgttgttgttgttgttgtatgttatTACCTATTTTTCATCTTAAAATATTTCCTAAAgtcattactattattattattattattattgttgttgttgttgttgttgttgttgttgtttttattaataataataataatttaaaaactgcaaCAGTTGAttgaaaatatttcttttactttttaagtTCTATGAAAGATTTCGATCATCTTTCGACTTTatagcaaaacaaacacaaaatgaatttcAAATACCCAATATATCTGATATTAATGTCTATAattatcaattttttttaaaaactatgtTTAGAGATCACTCTGATGATGagagtaaataaaaaaggagGTCAGGTAACCAGGactaaaaatgatttttgtttCCTAGTTTTCCAGCTCTGCTTTTGTTTTATGTTACtctcttgtaaaaaaaaataaaattaaataaataaataaataaataggctaATGTTTTTAGTATTGGCCTGCTTTTAGTAAAAATTAGAAATTAGTCATTTAAAACCAGAGCTCATGCTGGTGATATCTACTaatacagtgttagtgtgatgcCTACCGGAAGAAGGGGTTTTTAAGGTCCAAAGTGTTGCCAGATTTAAAGCCGGACTCATCGATTACAGCTGTAATATGAATGTCATAGCTCTGCCTGTCAAAGAGGAAAGATGGAATATTTCGAGAAACAAAATTTGAGAAGGATCGAAGGAAAACATCACCATAAAACCAATGTATCATTAAGGTAAGGGAAGGTCAATTTATACAACGCAATAGAATTTAGTGTGGTAATTCTAACAAGAACATTTAAACCTAACACTCATGCAAAATTATAAATTATGATGaattatgaaaatgaattatgaataaataaaaagagcacTATAAAATGTATTGCAATTTACATTTCCGGCATTTGGCcaacacccttatccagagcgacttacattttatacaactaagcaattgagggttaagggccttgcttggTGAGCCTGGGATTCAAATAGTagtccaataccttaaccactaagctaccacttccccttTTAATATGTACAGCATATATTGCACATTTAGCATATAGTACCTCTTATTGGCAATCAGTAAAACCCGTCCGGATAGAGTCTGGCCTGTCTTGGCAAACAGAGGCGTCTGTAGGAGACATCGGACCTGGTACCAATGAGACAGTGGCTCATGGGGCGCAGTAGACAGCCACACTGTTGTCCTTTGGAGTATAGCATAATAACCAGTTCATTAGATTTGACTGTGACTGTATACCTGTGAGCATCATCAGTTTAGTGTCTCACCTTGATCCAACAAACGCCACATCAAACCAAAACGCAAGTCCGTGAATCAGTCCTGACTGCATGAGTTTGAAGACGAAGGGAATTTCCATCCTGCCGAACCAAAGAGCTACGCATTAGCAATTAATTTGTAAGTACGCTTTTAAAAAAGAGTCTCTACCTAATTCTATACCTGTGTAAGTCCTCTTCTTTTGCTTCCATAAAGTTAATGGTGTGCTTTACAGACCTGGCCATCAGAATATGAGTATCAAACGTATCCTGGAAAAGACAGAACCGTTCATcgaaatcatttttaaagaagTGGAATGTGAAGGTTGAATGCGGATACAAACCACGATCGGCTGTCTGAAGAACTCGTCCATGGCCGCGGGATGGAGTCCACTCAGGTTTACCCCGTAGAAAGAGCTCTGGAGCCTGCAGAAACATTTATATTAGTGTTTATGATCATAATGTCCATATCGAGGGAAGTATACGACTTATCAGCACTTTCTGAGCCAGATCAAGCAAACTGATGCATGTCAAGATCTATAATCTTTTACAAACTTCTCAATTAATATGTTATTTCATTCGAAGGGAATAGTCGTAGGACATTGGAGAAGAACAGAGAACTGCAGTCACAAGGTCTAAGCTCATCATAACTGACAGACAGCCTACTAGCTGCTAAGCATCACAAAATTATGTTCTCGAAATAACCAGCAATTAAATCCAGTATCTCTGTAGCCCACAGGCTACATTGTGAAATCGACAGGAAATAGCAGGGCTGAAATAGCAGAGATGAAAGATATACAACTTGGTTAAGAAACCCAAGcagtggaaaaaataataatatgatctGACGACTTGTCTTTCACCCCTTTCAGACATGGACACATTTATAGAAAGCCAAAGACTCAGTGAAGTAAAGGAAACCTCTGACTCAAGTCATGATTGTCAGAATGAGTGTTGACATAATTATACACATTTTGCCTTGATTACTTCTTCATGAAATCAGTTCTCAAAAGTTGGACaaccatcttcatcactcagaGACCCTGATACAGGACTGCTGACAGGATGGCTCAGCGTTTCAGAGAAAAacaacagacacaaagacagaggAAGAAACACCAGGTGTGGTTaggtatgaaaataaaaaaaatgatgatacatagatgtaaaaaaaaaaaccacaataatatataaagtaagaaagaaaatacGAGGTTTAGTTTACGAACCTGAACCCCTGTGAGCTTACCTGTTAACCCTTTAACATTCAATAACATCTAATATTCatactttctttgttttttcacttttttcccccaaaaccaGTAAATTAAACCTGTTATATTTTTCCCTGATTTGCAtgagataataataaaagactCTTTTAGGTCACATTTTAAGTTTGAAATTGTCTCATTCTACTGGCAAATGTGTATTTtcttgaaataaacaaaaaataattttctttcaATTGAACATTTGGACAAAAAAGCACCATCTtcttatatatgttttattttacataccGTATGATAGATTTACTTTTATTCAACCCAATTTTACTAGCAAGATATCATTTTTCCACAGAGGCAGTGGCTTGCTTGGGCAGATTCCCCAATATCTGATTACGGATAAAAACAAAGTGCCAGCATATGCATACTGAGGGAAGTGCTGATATATCATCCATAAGGATATGTCATCCATTAAACAAGATAAAATGGTTGCTCTCAActgaatcattaaaaaaacatgatacAACTAGTTTATGGCTGCTTCTACATCATCAGGTTAAGAAGTTCCAAAAATGTTCAGTACAGAATTTCCAAATTGGCCAAATATCCACCAGATAGCCAGGCATTTTGCTTGGTTAACTCCATAGTTGGAGCGTAAAGAAACAGAGATGCAATGGACACCTTGTTTCTTTGCTAGGAGTCAGGACTGGAGTCTGTCGGAGCATACAGCAGCAGGAAGATGGCTTGGTACGGGTCACAGCACCATACGAGCAGAACGTGAGCTGTGGGTGGTGGGCCCACTGCCGTTTCTCTGTGACGGCCAACTTCAAGCCCTCGGGAGACATCAAATAAACCATAGAGGAGACTATAAACATTCAGAGGGAAGTACAAATCTGTGCTGGAGCCACGGTAAGAAGGACTGTGAGGGTCGAGGAAGGGTCAGGTATGGTCTGTTAAGATGCTGGTATTTCTCCTCAACCCATCATCCATGGAGGAGAGGAACATATGAGTAAGAGTATGAGCTCATTCAGATCATCTGAGAGGTTTCTAAGAGTAGGTTTTTGTATTAATGGACTAAAGAAACATTACTAGCAACTAGGAATGTCAAACATATGTTAGTTGTCTCTAAGGAAACTAATTTCTGTTCACACAAAGATTTGTTGTACCGTTTTATACAACTTCATATAAATGTACACTAACAggcaaaagtttggacacaccttctaattccatggtctttcctgatgtttatttccttctacattgtaaaacaatgctgaaggcggccgaaatccacaataatctcgtttgaacagttgatattgagatatgtctgctactgatgctctgtaaagtcttcataacggctctaatctgaggtgctgttaattggtgatttctgaggctggtaactctaaatgaacttctcctctgcagcagaggtcagttttggtcttgctttcctgggatggtcttcatgtgagccagtttcatcatggtgcttgatgggttttgcaaatgcacttgacaagaactattccagaacacctgaccttcgtgtcttaaaataacaactgactgttttttgttgtcattacatatggattacttaagtccatgtgtgttatttcatagttttgaaatctccagtattgttctagaatgtagaaaataaatccctaaacaaaaaacactgaattaaaaggtgtgtccaaacttaaCTTGCCTTGTATGCTAGTATGGCTTGTATAAAAATTGTGCAGggtaaatttttgttttttcctagcTCATGTTATCCTCTGAAGACTATAAAGAATGGTGTGAAGGTGAGGTTTAGTTACCAGAAATTGGAGCGTGCATGGTGCTCCAAGTAAAGCTGCTCATCTGTAAATGGGGCCAGGTGGATGTCACTGAAGGTGGGGAACATCATACCTTACCATGAAAAGGAAATTTTTAGTTCAGCTAATGACAGTGatatacatttttctgtaagCTTACCATCCaattagccaatcatgtagcaacAGCAGATACAGGACACAACTGTACAGTTTCTATGAGCCTGTGCACACTGATGGCTGGGAGAAATGTTAAACTacgtgatcttctgctgttgtagcctgTCTGCCTCAAGGTTTGACATGTTGTGAGATGCTtctctgctcaccatggttgtaaagagtggttatttaagTAAATATCCCCTTCCTGTTATCTCAAAACCACTCTGGCTCTTCtcctttatattaatatattaatataataatattactgaGATTACATTTTACTCTATTCTGATGAAGATCTTAACTTGAATCTGTATGATTGTATGCAGTGCAccgctgccacatgattggctgattggacaatttaatgcatgtataaagtggtcagtgagtgtaaaaaaaattgtattgtgaAATAAATAGGAATGATTGTTAATTGCAGAGTCAGGCCGAAGTGCACTCAGTAAACTTTATTCATTCAGGTATCGGTTATTTTACACCTCCACAAACCTTTAGGCTTCAACCATTTTTTGGAGTGTAAATAACTCTCCAGCATCCTCTCATTGAGAAGCATGTAGCCAATGGGTTCTGAGATGATGACGTCCACTTTCTCAGGGCAGGACACCTCCTCGATCTTTCCGGCAAGCACCGTGATCCTCTCCGCCAATCCATTACTCCTCACTAGTACCTGAGTCATGAAGACATATCTCAGTCAGCTACCGGCATCCACATTATTAGCTGGAATTATTAGCTTTCTGTTTATCAGCTAATTTTTACAATACAACATCAAAataccccaacacacacacacacgcgcacacacacgcacacacacacacacacacacattaagtcACAGATCATTTAGGGTGCATGCAGCAACACGGGCAAAAATGTAAGCCATGCTGATAATAATCACCCACGTTCCCAAGATAGCACCGTGTGCCTTTATTGCAATTTCTAAACAAAGATGAAAATTAAACCTAGCAGCTGGACTTGGCAGGTTTTCTAGCAGTGTGCTGGAAACGATACCAAACGAAACACATCTGGTTGTATTTTCGAACTGTTACCGATGAAAATTGAGCAAAAATTGAGTGTAAACTATGCCTGACTGTCAAGCATCCTCCCATCCATGAAAGTatgtttcctttcatttcttcCTCTTAGCccttttcatcacacacacacagctccataaCTATGTGCCAGATCTGTCCATAAGCCATTAAGTACTCAGAATGTCAAGCGTTCGAGTCATGTGCAAAGCAGCCTTGTGAGCCCTGTACATGTGAGGCTTGTTAGACATTTTCCCCAGATCTATCACCTTGACCTCAAATGGAAGTTATTTTCACAGTGCTGAGtgatttattgtgtgtgatCATGACCCAGTTTGCCAAGAGCACTCATGATCTCACTGAAAGGTAGAAGGAGGGGGGATGAAATCAGGGAGGCAAATTCAGTGAAGTGATAAGTACTTCTGCATATCTGGCTACGGAACTGGCCTCCACTGCGTACACTTTCCTAGCTCCAGCCTGGATGGCAAAGAAGGACAAAATCCCTGTTCCACAGCCAACATCAAGCACCACCTATATAAAGAGAGACGATGATGAAAAATGAGGAAcctaaattaataaaaaaaggtCACAAAGACTTTACTAACTTTATCTCTGAAGTCAACGTCGTTCACTAAAATGGCTTTTTGGTACGTGGCTGTTCTCAGATAATCCTGAAGCATGTTCTGCTGCTGGGAAAGACAGCCATAAAACTGCAAAAGTGAAAAGGAACAattttattatgtgtgtatttgttttcatACTCATATTGgctattttatatttgtgttacacatgaaatccattttttttaattcagtagaAAGAATTAGTATTTGAATCAATTTACACAATTTTCCCCTTTCTACATCAcctgtatatttatttgatGACGTGTCGCTATTTAACACAAATCGTTGACACACTGCTGTGGCataagaagaaaataatcacCTTTAGGGTTGTAACAGAAACTCgacttcacatcacatcacctcaccctgtCGCTGGTCATTTTTCTACAACTTACTCATCGGATATTAGTCCTTACTTGCGATGCTAGCTAATTTTTGAGAAATTCGGGTTATTGTCATTAGTACTCGTCATTAGTTAGCAATACTtaacatttctttattaaaatatttttaatagttttgtttgctttaaaaaGTCCAGAGCTTCAGTGAAAAGATGTTCATACAAGCACCAGGATAAAATCATCACTCTTCACTCAGGCTTTAATCCTTCCTGCTGGAATTTCAAACAGGCTTGAGACGTGTTTCATGATGTTgtgtggtggctcaagtggttaaggctgtgggttgGTGATTGAAGGATCAGGGTTCCAGCACCACCAATCTCCACTGTGCAAGGCCCTtcaccctttctgctccaggggcgctgtattatagctgcccctgcgctctgaccccaacttcctcagctgggatatgcgaagaaaagaattccactgtgctgtgaggtatgtgtggcgataataaaagcttcttgctTCACTCCATGTGCCACAATTTTCAGTCAGCATTGTGCTAAAAGTGCTCTATATACGTAGCGTAATTATAACCatgataatattatttatatatgaatAGCATATAATTATTAGatattaatatactgtatgtgtgattgCTATAGTTTCAAATTTGATCCTGTTTTtaaaagacagaaaacaaaaactgtgTAGTAGATgcaaaaactttatttaaataaataaatacatttaaaaaaaattaaaaattaaaaaaatgttaaaagcaaataaataaataaaaattctcaAAAATCCATATTTAATAACTTCTTTAGCCTCGTAGCTCTAGTTTAAAACTCATTTCCTGGATCATCAGTTACATTTAGGGCAAAGGGGAAATTGtggaaatacatttttttctcaaaaCGCTTCTTTTAAAAAAGCCTTTAAACACTTATTTGTTGTTTAGTGATTTTGTAAACAATGTTGTATATGTAAGCTTGATATATTACCTGGAAGTATTGGAGGGCAGATGAGCTCTCTGTCCTCTGGTCGAACGCTGACAGCTCTCTCCCGCTGTCGATCCATGCCCTTATCATTCTGTGGAAGGTCTGAAACTCTGGGGGATGAATGATTCTTTGAATAAGATGAGGATATCACACTTCTACAGCAGGATGAGTAATGTATTTGGAATACACGCCAAACACCCGGATGGTGTACGATTTCTCAGGCATGTTAAAGCACAGTTCAGCCGTCAGGTTCAAAGAGAAACTACTGGGAATGAAGAATATGAGATGTGGAACTTTAAACAGGGACTTTTTCTGAACTGAAATAGACATCATTGTTCTAGCGATTATTAAGAGATACATGTATAGAGTTGATTAAGTCAAACACAAATGGTCAACACACGGGTCAAATCATTCTACGTGCACCAGCAGGGCACGAAACTGACATGTTTCCCTGTTTTGATCTTACACTTCAAGACTGAATAAACgaaaacatattaaaaacattGCTGTGCAGAAATGTCCTAAACTTTCACCTGTCCGTGTCTTGAACCGCAGTAGGATGCTCACACAACCCACAGTTACAAGGAAGGACTGAGTCCCCACTCGAcaacactctgtctctctcatgaTGGAGAACTTAAAGACAGAGCCTCCATCACCTGAAAGCAAGAAACACAAACCAAATAAACAGATAGCTATTAGTTATGCTTAAGTTCAAAATCTataagaatttttaaaatatcacagCCTGGATTTCTCAGCCTAGTGGAGCCTAAATCAGCGATCAGTTATAATATCTAAATTGTTAGTATAGTGAAGCACAACTCATGCTGACTGGAGTCTATCAAGGATGATTCCTCTGCTGGAATGATGTGTTCACTACTAGATTTATTAGATAATTGTGAGATTTGCTCCTACAGTATCAGTATCCTGGTCAaatggatctggagcctattgTGGAGACAATGGGCAAGATGAAGGACTACACCCTGGGCACTCATTCACTCCTTGGGGCAATTTAGCCTAGCTAATCAAGCTACATGTATGCTTTTGGAAGAAATCTGCGGATTTAGATGCAGTGACAACATGTGAGTAATTATCAAATAGACATACTAATGAACTCATATGATAGTATATGTCTTTGGAAATCCCAGTGGCAGGATTCCTGTGGCAGGATTCCTGTGGCAGGAtcccagtggcaggatcccactGGCAGGATCCCAGTAGCAGGAtcccagtggcaggatcccagtggcaggatcccagtggcaggatcccagtAGCAGGATCCCAGTAGCAGGTTCCCACTGGTAGGATCCCAGTAGCAGGATCCCACTGGCAGAATTCCACTGGTAGGATCCCAGTGGCAGAATCCCACTGCCGGGATCCCACTGGCAGGATCCCAGTGGCAGAATCCCACTGCCAGGATCCCAGTGGCAGAATCCCACTGCCAGGATCCCACTGGCAGGATCCCAGTAGTAGGATCCCAGTGGCAGAATCCCACTGCCAGGATCCCACTATCAGGATCCCAGTAGCAGGATCCCAGTGGCAGAATCCCAGTGGCATAATCCCACTGGTAGGAtcccagtggcaggatcctacTGGCAGGATCCCAATGGCAGAATCCCTGTGGCAGAATCCCACACTCTCACCGCTTTCCTAGGTTCGATTTCTGGTTATGGAACCAACCCAGCTACTATGTAAAGTTTACTGAGATTAAATATAGGGTCTTGGACAAGTCCATGTAGTTTTACTGGAATAGAAATAATATTAAACCCTTCAATATGATCCAGACGCTCCctaaatgtgttttaaaggtacagtattaactTTTGCTCACATGCACAATGAATGGTTCCGTTTTAAGTGGTGTATGTCGTCCACTCCAGCTCAGTGCTTAAGTTACTAAGCTGGGTTTTGAGTCAGAGTGTAGGGGAGAGAGCGCTGGGTCACCAGGTGAACACCTGATGCATAACCATTTATACACTAGGCCTTGGTATGGGATTTGGTATGTGCCGAACATGGCCACCACACTATCTGATCCTGTGCGCCAGGAGCAGAGCAGTGTACCGTAGCAAAGGAAAATAGTCTAGCAGTGCACGCGAGACTGGAGCTCGGCGAGCAGAACCAGTGTGTGGCCTCTGAGCTTCCACATCAGTGCCGTAAATCCTCACGAGCTGTCAGCATCACACAGCAgctggaccacacacacacacacacacacacacactcacacacacacacacactcacacatagagCTAATTAATATTATGTCTAAATTTACTCTTTTGAGTAAGATGCAGATTTTGTGAAACCAAATTTCCCCACTAAGTAAAAACTGATAGATATTCctataaaaacagagagagagagagagagagagagagagagggagggagaaagacagaaagacatagagacagagagagagagagagagacagagagaactaATATTATGCCTTAATCTAAACTGCAGATTTTGTAAAAGCAAATGTCTTGACAAGGTAAAAAACTGTTAGATATTCCTAtaaaaacacacgcacacacacacacacacacacacacacacacgcacacacacacgcacacacacacacacacacacacacaaatccgcCTACATGTAAATTTAGTACTAATTGAAGTTGCACTAGTAAAACAGTACTTATTTCCTAtaaaaacacacgcacacacacacacacacacacacatgcacagaaacatacacacagatagagagagagaaagagagagagagagagagagagagagagagagagagaattaataTTATGCCTTAATCTACCTTTTTGGTAGAGCTGCAGATTATGTAAAACAAAATGTCTCTACAAGGTAAAAACTGTTAGATAGTCctatcaaaacacacacacacacacacaccggccaGCTGAGTAAAGAGAGCAGTGAGTGAAGCAGACACATCTCATGTCCATGTATCCAGTATCTATCCCTCTGTGCATTTACTGTAAAACAGATAAGATAATGTACTTAATGTACTCCGTTCGTTGTTCCATGTTGTCTTATGTAATCTCTGAGCCTTGTTTCAGTACTTAGGAACGTCGCTTCATTTCACGGTGTTCTGCACCAGCTACATATAGCTGAGATGAATGagtgaaaataaaagctttttgactCTTGACTTGTCTCGTACACGCGATTACAAATGACAGATGACAAATTAGGCCACAGGAACATTCTCAGTAAACAGACCTGAACTGCAGCTTTCCTTGTCAATGATAAGGTCAAGGCTAAATATTTTGAACAAACTTGGCAACGTACAATGATCATCTACAAATCCAGTCTCGTTTTAATGGTTTCAAAGGTGGGACGAGGACATGTACCTTCTTTTTCAAGAGTGTATGTTAATAAATCAGTGCATGTGAGCAGAacggggagaaaaaaaatcagtcattcTATTTcatgtaaattaaaaaataattacgaCAAAATTATCCTATACATCTTCTGTACGCCCGAGGTTCCAGCCATTCAGAGCTTCACAAGAGGAGCTACATGTTCGTTATATATGTgtccaattcaattcagttgaaAAGAACTTATTGTTTGTAGGTCGTTTGTAGCTCAGCTGAGCAATCTCATTTTCTCATCACATCATGGCATCACATGGGATACGACTAAACCCAGAAACCTTAAAgaatgtggggttttttttgctgtaactCTCAATAAAACCATATAATTGTTCCTCTGTTATTAATGCAGTGTAACAGCAAAGTCTTCAAGACTTCAGTAAAATAAGTAACAGTAGACTTTCATTACAAAATGGTTGTAAGTAAACAAGATTTAGTTATTTTCTCAGTACAGagaaattgtttttttggcTGTGGTTATATTCCAGAGACATGGAAGACGAAGTAACTGTAGGTGAAAGTgttgattttaaatgaaatagagATTTAGACAATTAAGAGATTTAAGAGATCGTATTTAAAACTATTTAAGAGATTTTAGAGATCATATTTC encodes:
- the carm1l gene encoding histone-arginine methyltransferase CARM1 isoform X1 — protein: MGSSVEQSCFCVTLSFLKDTEDDAELQVSNQRQHQDLTLKVIRETEDVTLTAEDGDGGSVFKFSIMRETECCRVGTQSFLVTVGCVSILLRFKTRTEFQTFHRMIRAWIDSGRELSAFDQRTESSSALQYFQFYGCLSQQQNMLQDYLRTATYQKAILVNDVDFRDKVVLDVGCGTGILSFFAIQAGARKVYAVEASSVARYAEVLVRSNGLAERITVLAGKIEEVSCPEKVDVIISEPIGYMLLNERMLESYLHSKKWLKPKGMMFPTFSDIHLAPFTDEQLYLEHHARSNFWLQSSFYGVNLSGLHPAAMDEFFRQPIVDTFDTHILMARSVKHTINFMEAKEEDLHRMEIPFVFKLMQSGLIHGLAFWFDVAFVGSRTTVWLSTAPHEPLSHWYQVRCLLQTPLFAKTGQTLSGRVLLIANKRQSYDIHITAVIDESGFKSGNTLDLKNPFFRMPGWLQI
- the carm1l gene encoding histone-arginine methyltransferase CARM1 isoform X2; protein product: MGSSVEQSCFCVTLSFLKDTEDDAELQVSNQRQHQDLTLKVIRETEDVTLTAEDGDGGSVFKFSIMRETECCRVGTQSFLVTVGCVSILLRFKTRTEFQTFHRMIRAWIDSGRELSAFDQRTESSSALQYFQFYGCLSQQQNMLQDYLRTATYQKAILVNDVDFRDKVVLDVGCGTGILSFFAIQAGARKVYAVEASSVARYAEVLVRSNGLAERITVLAGKIEEVSCPEKVDVIISEPIGYMLLNERMLESYLHSKKWLKPKGMMFPTFSDIHLAPFTDEQLYLEHHARSNFWLQSSFYGVNLSGLHPAAMDEFFRQPIVDTFDTHILMARSVKHTINFMEAKEEDLHRMEIPFVFKLMQSGLIHGLAFWFDVAFVGSRTTVWLSTAPHEPLSHWYQVRCLLQTPLFAKTGQTLSGRVLLIANKRQSYDIHITAVIDESGFKSGNTLDLKNPFFRYA